GCAGAAAACTGGCCTCGGGAGCATAACAAGGTTATGTGCCCAAACTTGTTAGTACGCTGCTGGCTCGCTGAAGCTTTCGTATAACGAATGATAGAAACCCTTATTAGTATTTTCACATTACCTTCATGCTTAAACGTTTCCATGCAGATAAGTGCGGCAAACAAATTTAATCGACTACAGCATATCTTGGGTATGCGCCCTCTCCTCTTTGCACCCATCGCCATAAACTAATGTGGATGCAGGCCGGGACTTTGTTCGACAGTCCTGGAACGAGAAAGAAAAAATAGACATAATTCTTATTATAGCATCGTTTTCCACCCATGTCTCCTGCACGCTTGTTACCCCGGTACGGCATTTTCAATACCGAAAGGCGGAGCCCGTTTGGCGATCCAGCGAGTTAAAAGCAAGTTGGCGAAAACAAATGTCCTTATGAAGTCGGCTGAACTGCGAGATTATATCCCAACTACGAAAAAATGGAACCGCGAAACACTGCACACCATGCTAAACGAGCATCACATGGTTTATGTCAAACCGGATCTTGGTACATTCGGAAACGGCGTTATTCGTGTTGAAAAGCGGTCAACCGGAACTTATATGTTCCAGCTCGGTACAAAACGCCATAACTTTACTACGTTCGATTCACTGTCTGCACGCCTCCAGCAAAACATAAAATCCCGCCCATATTTGGTGCAGCGGGGCATTCACTTGCTTAAGCATAAAGGTCGCCGCTTCGACATCCGGGTAATGGTTCAGAAGAACGTGAGAGATCAATGGGAGTCGACGGGTATAATCGGCCGGCTTGGTCATCCCTCGAAAATCGTTACCAATTACCACAGCGGAGGCACGCCCATGTCTGTGGAGAGCCTGATGCGCAGCCATCTCGCCCATTGGCAAATTAATGCTTATACCAACCAACTGCGAAAACTGGGCGTATCTGTTGCAAAGCAGCTTCAAAGTGAATATCCGCGCATAAAAGAAATTGGGTTAGATGTCGCGGTGGACACGAATTTCAAGCCGTGGATCCTTGAAGTCAATACCTTGCCAGATCCTTTTCTTTTCCGCCGATTAAGAGACAAATCCGTGTTCCGCAAAGTTTATCGTTATTGCGTTCATTACGGCAGGTTCAGGTCGAAAAGGCGGGCATGAGTCATGAAAAAACCGAATGGCCATATTTCGAAAAAGCCGCCCGGTATTCGGACGGCTTTCTGTTCGGTCAAACACTCTATACGTCCAAATTTTTCACGAACTTGGCGAATTGTTGAATGAAATCGCGGCGCGGCTCGACATTATCGCCCATTAGCGTCTCGAACACATCATCCGCTTCAATGGCATCCGCGATCGATACCTGCAGCATCGTACGGCTTTCGGGGTCCATTGTCGTCTCCCAAAGCTGTCCGGCGTTCATCTCTCCGAGACCTTTATAACGCTGAACGTTCACCTTTGCGCCTTCGCCGAACTCGGCGATAATATCATCGCGTTCCTTCTCGCTCTGCGCATAACGGACAACTTTGTTGCGCTCAATCTTGAAAAGCGGCGGCTGTGCGATGTAAATATAACCGGCTTCGATGATTTTGCGCATATAACGATAAAGGAACGTCAGCAGCAGCGTACGGATATGGGCGCCGTCGACGTCGGCGTCGGTCATGATGATGATCTTGTGATAGCGCGCCTTGGTAATGTCAAAATCGTCGCCGATACCTGTGCCGAGGGCTGTAATAATGGCACGAATTTCAGCATTTCCAAGTATTCGGTCCAGCCGTGCCTTCTCTACGTTAAGAATTTTACCCCGCAGCGGCAAAATCGCCTGGAAATGACGATCGCGGCCCTGTTTGGCCGATCCCCCTGCAGAGTCCCCCTCCACAATATAGAGCTCGCTGATCGATGCGTCCTTGGATGAGCAGTCTGCCAGTTTACCCGGGAGCGAGCTTACCTCAAGCGCACTCTTCCGGCGCGTCAGTTCGCGCGCTTTACGCGCCGCTTCACGCGCACGGGCTGCCTGAAGCCCTTTATCAATGACTTTTCTGGCGACTGAAGGGTTCTCATCGAGAAATTCCTGAAATTTCTCGGCAAAGAACGACTCAACGATACCGCGGACTTCGCTGTTGCCAAGCTTCGTCTTCGTTTGTCCTTCAAACTGCGGTTCAGGTATCTTAACCGAAATAATCGCCGTCAAGCCCTCGCGGACATCATCACCCGACAAGTTGGAATCATTGTCCTTGATAGCGTTCATTTTGCGGGCATAATCGTTGATGATTCGTGTTAATGCGCTCTTGAAGCCGGATTCATGCGTACCGCCTTCGTGAGTGTTGATATTGTTGGCAAACGAATAGATGTTCTCGCTGTAGCTGTCGTTGTATTGCAGTGCCACTTCTACGTGAATATGATCCTTCGACCCTTCCACATAGATCGGTTGTTCATTCAGCGCAACACGGTTGCGGTTCAAATATTCCACGAACTCAATGATACCGCCGTCGTATTTGTACACATTCGAAACATTCGTACGCTCGTCAAGCAGAACGATTTCGATGCCTTTATTCAGAAATGCAAGCTCTCGTATACGAGACTGCAGCATTTCATACTCGAAAACGGTCGTTTCGGTAAAAATATCGGGGTCAGGCTTAAAACGTACCATTGTCCCGGTTTCTTCCGTCTCACCGATGATTTTCAAATCATATTGCGGCACGCCCAGACGATATTCTTGCTGATAGATCTTGCCTTCGCGCTTAACGGTTACGATAACAAGCTCGGAAAGCGCGTTAACGACCGATACCCCGACGCCGTGGAGACCTCCGGATACTTTGTACCCTTCGCCGCCAAATTTACCGCCGGCATGAAGAACGGTCATAACAACCTCAAGCGTTGAACGTTTCAACTTTACGTTCTCGCCAACCGGTATTCCGCGTCCGTTATCAGAAACCGTAACGCTGTTATCGTCATGAATGGTGATTTCGATCCGGCTGCAATAACCCGCAAGCGCCTCGTCGATACTATTATCAACGACTTCCCATACGAGATGGTGAAGCCCTTTGGTGCTCGTGGAGCCGATATACATGCCGGGACGTTTGCGTACCGCTTCCAAACCTTCCAAGACTTGTATTTGACTTTCGTCATACGTATGCTGATTCAACGACATGCTGGATTTCACTGCTCCTCTCAACTGCTGTAAGCATCTCCGCTTTCCAAGAAAGCGCTTTTCCTATGACTATCAGGCTGTTTGTGATCCGGCCCGATTAATTCGTTGCAAAATTATCCGACCGTTTCTTCAGCGTTGCCGATGATATCGGCGAATAATAAATTTTCTGCCTCGTTACAACGATCGACTTGGCTTCTTCTTCTCCTATCACTTCGACGTCCTTCCGCTTGCGAGCCTGGGCGACGAATTGCTTGGACAGCTTGGAGGACTGTTCGATGGAAATATCAAAAATCGCCACGAGTTCTGCGGCGCGAATAATTTTTTCTCCGCCTAAATGAATGTACATAGCCTCCACCCTTCGCTAATCGCCTGATCGCATTAATGCGTTACTTGACCGTTCCGCACGTGGTAAATACGGGAATCGTGCAGCTTATTCACATTGACGCTTTCCAGTCCGGTCGTCGTAATAAACGTCTGTACTTTACTTTGGAAGGTTTCAATCAACTGCGTCTGGCGATTCTGATCAAGTTCAGACAGCACATCGTCGAGCAGCAGGAGCGGATATTCGCCGATTTCTTCATGAATGAGTTCGATTTCAGCTAATTTAAGCGACAGCGCTGTCGTTCGTTGTTGTCCTTGAGAACCGTAGACCGAAGCCTCTTTGCCATTTATATAAAAGGCTAAATCATCGCGATGAGGGCCAACGAGCGTCATTCCCCGCCGTAGTTCCTGATCTTTTACCTGTGTTAACTTTATCATAAATTGATTAAATAAAACAGATTCTTCTTCCGCCGCATCCGTTGCAAACGAAGGACGATACTCAATTGTGAGTTCTTCCGTCCCTGCCGTAATGCCCGCGTGAATGTGCTTTGCCCACTTTTGCAGCTTATGAATAAAGTTTTGCCTTTTTTTCACAATTTTAACACCATACTCCGCAAGCTGCATATTCCATACATCCATCATCGTTTGCTGAGAGCTGCCGGGGGAGGTTGATTTCAAGTAATTATTGCGCTGCGCCAGGACTTTACCGTACTGTCCGAGCGAATGCAAATAACCGGGCTGTACCTGGCCGATTTCCATATCCAGAAACCGCCTGCGTATGCCCGGTGTGCCCTTGACAATCTCCAGATCCTCGGGTGCGAACATCACGACGTTCAGCGATCCGACGAAATCGCTCAGCTTGCGCTGCTCCAGCCCGTTGATTCTTGCTTTTTTCCCCTGCGCCGATAACGTAAGGTCCAAACTCAGCTTTCCGTATTTTTTTTCCACTTCTCCCCGGATCCGCGCATCTGAGGACTGCCAGCCGATGAGCTCTTTGTCTTTGCTGGTCCGGTGCGACTTAGTCAGAGCCAGTACGAAGATAGCCTCAAGCAGGTTCGTCTTCCCCTGCGCATTCGGGCCTACAAACAGGTTAACCTGGCTGTCGGTTCTTACTTCCAAATGCTCATAGTTGCGGTAATGCTGCAATTGAATTGAATTCAGATACACGCTGATGCCCCCCGGTTGATGCTCGCGCTTAAGCCCACTGACGCGTTAACGCTTCACGACCGTAAAGGCGCCAAACCCCTCTACTTCGACAATGTCTCCGTTATAAAGTTTACGGCCCCGCCGGTTATCCGCTTCCCCGTTGATTCTGATAGGCGTTTCTTGCAAAAAAAACTTCGCGGCCCCGCCCGTATCAATACAACCTGCCAGCTTCAGAAACTGGCCCAGGGCGATATATTCCGTCGTAATCGCTACATCATTCATCGTTTATATTCTCCTCTGTCAGCCTGTCGTCCGATACGGCAAAATGAGGTGCAAGCTGTGCGAATGGTCCGTCGGCTTAATTATAATGGGGCTCATTGCTCCTGTGAAACCGATAAACAGAAATTCGCTGTCGATTACTTTAAGAGCATCAAGGACGTATTTCGAGTTAAATGCGATTCGAAGCGGTTCCCCGTTCATCTCCTTGACCTCAAGCTGCTCCGTAACGCGTCCGAGCTCTGTGGAGCTGGATGAGATTTCGATCGTGCCGTCTTCCTGCGTGGCCAAGCGGACGATATTCGTTTTTTCTTCGCGTGACATGAGATAAGCCCGGTCAATTGCATCCGTTAATTTTTTTGTATTCAAAACCAGTTCTGTTTTGAAATTCTGCGGAATAATTTTAGAAGTGTCAGGGTATGTCCCGTCCAAAATGCGGGAGTAAAACAGCACATGGCCGATTTTGAACAGCACTTGATTATCGGCAACAACGATTTCTACGAGGCTGTTGTCGTCGGGAACCAGTTTGGACAGTTCATTAAGCGTTTTACCCGAAATTACGACATTGGTGAAACGGTAGTCGGTGTCTGCTTCTACCGATGTAGTGCGGCTTGCCAGGCGGTGACGGTCCGTCGCGACGAATTTCAATTGTCCTTCTGAAAGGTTCCATAAAGTACCGGTTAAAATAGGAGTCTGCTCGCTTGTGGATGCCGCAAAGACGGTCTGTCTGATCATTGTTTTCAACAGATCGCCCGGAACGGATATGACGTCGCTCTCAACAATCGTCGGCAATATCGGAAATTCTTCCGGATCGAGTCCAACCATTTGAATATCGGTGGAGCCTGAACGGATCATCGTTTGATGATTATCTTTCACTTCGATCTCGAGCTCATCGGAAGGAAGCCTCTTAACGATTTCGACGAAAAATTTGGAAGGCAGCACGACGCTGCCGGGCTTGTCGATTCTGGCTACGACAAATTCCCCGCTTTCAACCGGGATGAAGCTCTGAATGGAAATATCGGTATCGCTCGCTGTAAGAGTTACGCCCTGATGGGTAACATCGAATTTGATTCCCCCGAGAATGGGGATTGCGGGTCTTGACGACGAAGCTTTCGAAACCTGTTGAATCGCGTCGTTCAATTGGTCTTTTCTTATCATTAATTTCATGATTTCACTCCTATAGCGGATTACGAAAATTGTCGATGGGATTGCGATTGATTCGGTTGTTATTGATGATGTTATTTAATTGATTTATTAGTCGTAGTCGTAGTAGGGGCGCCGAATATGTGGATAAGTGGATGAAACGCCGATAAAGCAAGCCT
This is a stretch of genomic DNA from Paenibacillus sp. sptzw28. It encodes these proteins:
- the gyrB gene encoding DNA topoisomerase (ATP-hydrolyzing) subunit B, with protein sequence MSLNQHTYDESQIQVLEGLEAVRKRPGMYIGSTSTKGLHHLVWEVVDNSIDEALAGYCSRIEITIHDDNSVTVSDNGRGIPVGENVKLKRSTLEVVMTVLHAGGKFGGEGYKVSGGLHGVGVSVVNALSELVIVTVKREGKIYQQEYRLGVPQYDLKIIGETEETGTMVRFKPDPDIFTETTVFEYEMLQSRIRELAFLNKGIEIVLLDERTNVSNVYKYDGGIIEFVEYLNRNRVALNEQPIYVEGSKDHIHVEVALQYNDSYSENIYSFANNINTHEGGTHESGFKSALTRIINDYARKMNAIKDNDSNLSGDDVREGLTAIISVKIPEPQFEGQTKTKLGNSEVRGIVESFFAEKFQEFLDENPSVARKVIDKGLQAARAREAARKARELTRRKSALEVSSLPGKLADCSSKDASISELYIVEGDSAGGSAKQGRDRHFQAILPLRGKILNVEKARLDRILGNAEIRAIITALGTGIGDDFDITKARYHKIIIMTDADVDGAHIRTLLLTFLYRYMRKIIEAGYIYIAQPPLFKIERNKVVRYAQSEKERDDIIAEFGEGAKVNVQRYKGLGEMNAGQLWETTMDPESRTMLQVSIADAIEADDVFETLMGDNVEPRRDFIQQFAKFVKNLDV
- the remB gene encoding extracellular matrix regulator RemB, with protein sequence MYIHLGGEKIIRAAELVAIFDISIEQSSKLSKQFVAQARKRKDVEVIGEEEAKSIVVTRQKIYYSPISSATLKKRSDNFATN
- the yaaA gene encoding S4 domain-containing protein YaaA — translated: MNDVAITTEYIALGQFLKLAGCIDTGGAAKFFLQETPIRINGEADNRRGRKLYNGDIVEVEGFGAFTVVKR
- a CDS encoding YheC/YheD family protein; amino-acid sequence: MAKTNVLMKSAELRDYIPTTKKWNRETLHTMLNEHHMVYVKPDLGTFGNGVIRVEKRSTGTYMFQLGTKRHNFTTFDSLSARLQQNIKSRPYLVQRGIHLLKHKGRRFDIRVMVQKNVRDQWESTGIIGRLGHPSKIVTNYHSGGTPMSVESLMRSHLAHWQINAYTNQLRKLGVSVAKQLQSEYPRIKEIGLDVAVDTNFKPWILEVNTLPDPFLFRRLRDKSVFRKVYRYCVHYGRFRSKRRA
- the recF gene encoding DNA replication/repair protein RecF (All proteins in this family for which functions are known are DNA-binding proteins that assist the filamentation of RecA onto DNA for the initiation of recombination or recombinational repair.), with the translated sequence MYLNSIQLQHYRNYEHLEVRTDSQVNLFVGPNAQGKTNLLEAIFVLALTKSHRTSKDKELIGWQSSDARIRGEVEKKYGKLSLDLTLSAQGKKARINGLEQRKLSDFVGSLNVVMFAPEDLEIVKGTPGIRRRFLDMEIGQVQPGYLHSLGQYGKVLAQRNNYLKSTSPGSSQQTMMDVWNMQLAEYGVKIVKKRQNFIHKLQKWAKHIHAGITAGTEELTIEYRPSFATDAAEEESVLFNQFMIKLTQVKDQELRRGMTLVGPHRDDLAFYINGKEASVYGSQGQQRTTALSLKLAEIELIHEEIGEYPLLLLDDVLSELDQNRQTQLIETFQSKVQTFITTTGLESVNVNKLHDSRIYHVRNGQVTH
- the dnaN gene encoding DNA polymerase III subunit beta — encoded protein: MKLMIRKDQLNDAIQQVSKASSSRPAIPILGGIKFDVTHQGVTLTASDTDISIQSFIPVESGEFVVARIDKPGSVVLPSKFFVEIVKRLPSDELEIEVKDNHQTMIRSGSTDIQMVGLDPEEFPILPTIVESDVISVPGDLLKTMIRQTVFAASTSEQTPILTGTLWNLSEGQLKFVATDRHRLASRTTSVEADTDYRFTNVVISGKTLNELSKLVPDDNSLVEIVVADNQVLFKIGHVLFYSRILDGTYPDTSKIIPQNFKTELVLNTKKLTDAIDRAYLMSREEKTNIVRLATQEDGTIEISSSSTELGRVTEQLEVKEMNGEPLRIAFNSKYVLDALKVIDSEFLFIGFTGAMSPIIIKPTDHSHSLHLILPYRTTG